TTTTCAAGAGTGAATGTTCATTTGAATAATAAAAAGCGTTTAAAAGATGAAGAGATTCTCCCTAAAGGAATAGATAAAAATACTCTTAATATAGTTTTGGGGTGCTTAAGTAATAAAAAGGAGTATATAGATGTGGATGAAATATCTAATTTAACGGGAGTTGCCACAAAAACAGTAAACAGATATATGAACTACCTTTTAGATGAGGAGAAGGTTATTTTAAATAATATTTATGGAAAAATTGGAAGACCTAAAAAAGAGTATAAACTAAAATAGAGATTTAAACCCGAATTGTTGCAGTTAGTAACAAAGAGGGTTTATTTTTTTGTGAGAACAAAGAGAAAAAAGAGAAAAATGGGTCTTTTATTTACATTGGAATTTTCATAAGGTATAAATGATAGAAATGAAAGGGGAGTGAGTTATGAAAAAAAGATATTTATTAGGAGCAGTGGCAGTAACATTTTTTTCTTTTAGCAGTTTAAAAGCTGATTTTAAACCATTTGATGAGAACGGGAATATGATTAGAACTGGTAGAGGAGCAGAGGGGAAAGTTGGAATAGTTTCTACAAGTAAGTATGAGGCTAGTAAAATTGGAATGGATGTTTTAAAAAAGGGAGGAAATGCAATTGATGCAGCAGTAGCAGCAGGGTTTGCTTTAGGTGTTGCAGAACCAAATTCATCTGGATTAGGTGGAGGTGGATTTATGTTAATAAGAATTGCTAAAACTGGAGAAACAGTATTTATTGATTTTAGAGAGAGAGCACCGAAAAATTCAGCACCAAAAATGTGGGTACTGGATAAAGATGGAAAAGTAGTGGATAATGAAAAAGTTGAAGGTGGAAAAGCAGCTGGAGTTCCAGGAGAGGTAGCAGGATTATTGTATGCTTTAGAAAAATATGGAACTATGTCAAGAGAGGATGTAATCAGACCAGCAGCAGATTTAGCAAAAAATGGTTTTGTTGTAACACCAACACTATCAGGAGATATGAAAAATAAATATGATTTAATGGTTAAATATCCTGAGTTTGGAAAAACTTTTTTAACGGCAGATGGGTTTCCTTATGAAACTGGGGATACTTTTAAAAATGAAGATATGGCTAAAACACTTGATTTAATAATAAAAAATGGTAAGGATGGATTCTATAAAGGTGAAGTAGCTGAATCTATTGTTGGAACTTTAAATAAGTATGGTGGAGTATTCACAATGGAAGATTTAGCAAATTATGAACCAAGAATTAGAAAACCTGTGGTAGGAAACTATAGAGGGTATGAGGTTATATCATCACCAGCTCCAAGTTCAGGAGGAGCAGTAGTTGTACAAATATTAAATATTTTAGAAAACTTTAACGTTGGAGATATGGAAGTAAACTCTCCAGAGTATTTACACCTTTTCTCTGAAGCATTTAAGTTATCTTATGCTGATAGAGCAAAATACATGGGAGATACAGATTATACTCCAGTACCTTTAAAGGGGTTAACATCTAAAAAATATGCAAAAGATTTATCACAAAAAATTGATATGTCTAAATCACAAGAAAGTATTGCTCATGATCCGTGGCAATATGAGTCAGATGATACAACTCACTATTCGATAGCAGATAAAGAAGGGAATATGGTTTCAGTAACTAAAACTGTAAATGGAATTTTCGGAAACGGAGTAGTGGCAGATGGATATGGATTTGTTTTAAATAATGAGATGGATGATTTTGTTACAGGAGAGGGACATCCAAACTCAGTGGCTCCAGGAAAAACTCCTTTAAGTTCAATGTCACCAACAATTGTACTGAAAAATGGAGAGCCATTCATGGTATTGGGATCACCAGGGGCTACAAAAATTATAAGTACAGTATCTCAGGTAATAAGCAAAGTTGTAGATCACGATATGGGAATGCAAGAGGCTATTGATGCTCCAAGAATGTTTGATAATACATCTAATAAAATAAATGTTGAAACGAGAATTACTCCTGAAACTGTAGATAAATTAAAGGTTTTAGGGCATGAAGTAAATGAAACATCAGAATGGGATAGAGGAATGGGATCAGTTCAAGGAGTTCTATATAAAAAAGATGGAACATTAGAGGGTGGAGCAGATCCAAGAAGAGATGGAAAAGCTGTAGGTATTTAAAAGAGGAGGATATATATGAAAAAATTTTTTACAACAATGTTATTTTTTATTTTAGGAGTACTAGCTTTTGGAGAAAAATTTGAAAAACCTGTGTTATTAACTTCAGTAGGGCAAAGTGCTGATGTACAAATGGTAAGTGTGTTATTAAAAAAAGCTGGAGTTGAAGCAACTTTAGATAAAAATATCACTGGGGATAAGTTGGGAGCAGATAAGACAGTTGTAATAGCAATTGGAGGAAGCTCAAAAGGACTTGGAGCAGCTGGAATAAAAGTAGAAGATGAGTTAGCTAGAACTGAGCAACTACTAAAGGCTGCTAAAGATAAAGGAATAAAAATAGTTGGATTACATGTTGGTGGAGAGCAAAGAAGAGGAGAGTTATCTGATAAATTTGTAAACGCAACTGTTGGAGAGTGTGATTATTTAATCGTAGTTGAAGATGGAAATAAAGATCAACTATTTACAAAAGTAGCTGAAGAAAAGAAAATACCTTTAGTTCTTGTTCCTAAAATAAGTGGAGCAGTAGAGCCTCTAAAAGAGATTTTTTAATAAGTAGATAGAAGAGCTGCTAAAAATTTTTAGCAGCTCTTATTCAAAGGAGGAAAAAGTGTCGCAAGAATTGATAATATTTTTAGGAATGATAATAGTTTTTACATTTTCATGTTTTAAACTGAAGTTACCTGTGAGTATAGCTATGGTTTTGTCAGCTGTAACAGGAACTTTAATGAGTGGTAATGGAATCCATGTGAGACACTTAGTTGAAGGGATGTTTGGATATATTGATACTATTCTTGTAATAGCAACAGCTATGATTTTTATGAAAACTATTCAAGAGATTGGAACATTGAATGCTTTAAGTGCATCGATATTAAAAAAGTTTCATTCAACACCATGGGTTCTACTAATTTTTTTAATGATTGTTAGTATGTTTCCAGGAATGATAACAGGATCTTCAACGGCAGCAGTATTAACAGCAGGAAGCATAGTAGCTCCAATACTTATGTTAGTGGGAATACCAATTGTTGAAACTGCAACAATTATTGCAATAGGTGGAATACTAGGAATGATTGCACCTCCTGTAAATGTACCAGCAATGATAATTGGTGGAGGAATAGATATGCCTTATGTTGGATTTACAATTCCTCTTCTTTTACTAACAATTCCAGTAGCTATTTTTACGGTGCTTTACTTGGGATTAAAATATGTAAAAAAAATAAATTATGATGAGATAAAATCTAAAATAAATCTAGAAGATATTGAAAAATATGGTTGGAAACTTTATTTACCAATAATCTTAGGTGTTGTTTTAATGGTTTTAGGAAAAGTTATGCCAACTATATTTAATTTAGGAATGCCTTTAATATTTTTAATAAGTGCTTTAGTTGGTTTATTTTGTGGTAAAAAAGTTAACTTTATAGCTGTTTCAAAAGAAGCGATAAAAGAAACATTGCCAGTTTTAGGAATTCTGATGGGAGTTGGAATGTTTATTCAAGTGATGACTCTTACTGGAGTTAGAGGATTTATAGTTGTAAATAGTTTAAGTTTACCACCAGCAATGATCTATGTGGCTATGGCAATAACAATTCCATTATTTGGAGCTGTATCATCTTTTGGAGCTGCATCAGTTTTAGGAGTACCATTCTTAATGGTATTTTTAGCACAAAACCAGATAATAACAGCATCATCAATCTCTTTTATAGCTGGATTAGGAGATTTAATGCCACCAACAGCTCTAGCGGGAATATTTGCTGCTCAGGTAGTTGGATTAAAAGACTATTCATTAGTTTTAAAAAAATCAATCGTTCCAGCTTTGGTAATTATAGTTTACTCTATCCTGTTTATAGTTTTCTCTAAAGAGATAGCTTCGATAATATATTAGAGGAGAGTGATAAAAATGATGTTTATTTATTTAGGAATAACGCTATATATATTAATTATGGTTGTATTAAATCTTTTTGAAGAGAAAAGATTTTTTAATCAGTTAAATGCGGCGTTAGTTATAATTCCTTTAATATTGAGATTATTAATGATAAAATAAAGAGGAGATTGTTGTATGAAAGGAAATAAAACTACAGGAGCTATACTTTTAGCTTGTTCTTTATTGATAGCTTTTATAGCAGGGAAAGAGTTTAAAAAAATGAGAGAGCCTGAGCCTATTGTAAAAGGAGAGGGAGTTACACAAGTAAAGATGTTAAGTGAGTATTTTCCAGATATAAAAGGAACTAATATGGATACTGAAATCTATGTTTTAAAAGGTAAAGAGAAGGGGGGATCTACACTTATTTTAGGTGGAACACATGGAAATGAACCGTCAGGACTTTTAAGTGCAGTATTATTTATAGAAAATGCTAAAGTTGATAAGGGAACTGTTTATGTAATTCCAAGAACTAATAATAGTGGATATACACATAATGACCCTCAAGAGGGATCGCCTCAAAGGTTTACAATTAAAACTAAAGATGGAGATAGATGGTTTAGATATGGTTCACGTGCAACTAATCCACTAGATCAATGGCCAGACCCAGATGTGTATATACACGCAAGTTCTGGACAACAGTTATCAGGAAATGAAACTAGAAATATAAATAGAGCTTATCCTGGAAGGCCTGATGGAACGTCTACAGAAAAAGCTGCTTATGCAATAGTTCAACTGATAAAAAATGAAAAGATAGACATGACAATAGATTTACATGAAGCCTCACCAGAGTATCCAGTTATAAATGCAATAGTTGCTCATGATAGAGCGATGGGAATTGCATCAAATACAGTAATGAATCTAGAGTTTGAAGATGTGGCAATAGGATTGGAGCCATCTCCTGTTAGTTTAAGAGGATTAACTCATAGAGAGTTAGGAGATTTTACAGATACATATGCAATTTTAATGGAAACAGCTAACCCAGCTCAAGGTAGATTGAGAGGAAAAACTAATGAAGCTTTAGTTGTAACTGGTGTTGATCCAACATATGTAAAAGCTCAAAAATTAGGTCGTTTATTTGTACCATTTGATGAGAAAGGGCATCCTCTTGACGAAAGAGTATCAAGACATGTTGGAAGTGTTGTAGAACTTATAAAAGTGATGGGAGAAAATGAACCTGAAAAAGAGATTATAATAGAAAATGTTCCCACAATTTTAGAGATAAGAGAGAATGGAATAGGAAATTACTTGAATAAAGTGACAAAAAATTAAGAGGTGAGTTATGGAAACTGTTGTTTTTACTTTCATAGGAATATTTTTTATAAAATTAATTTATGAGAAGATATCTTTAGAAAAAGCTAGAAAAAAAATAAAGATAGTTATTCATGTAAATGGAATAAGAGGTAAATCAACAGTTTCTAGACTTATTGATGCAGGATTAAGAGATGGAGAGAAAAGAGTATTTACTAAGGTCACTGGAACAGAACCAAAATATATAGATATTGATAATCAAGAAAAAAATATAAAAAGAATTGGAAAAGCAAATATAAGAGAGCAGATAAAAACTATAAAAAAAGCTGCAAAGTGCCAAGCAGATATATTAGTTTTAGAGTGTATGGCTGTGAAGCCAGAGTTGCAAAAGATATCAGAGGAAAAAATTGTAAAAGCAGATATAGGTGTGATAACTAATGTAAGATATGATCATTTAGATGAGATGGGTGAGAGCTTAGAAAAAATTACGAACTCACTTTGTAATATGATGCCTAAAAATGGAATTTTAGTAACTGGAGAAGAGAAAAATTTAGGTATAATTAAAGAGAAAGCTGAATTAAAAGTAACTAAAGTTTTATTCATGGATGAATTAAAAGATGAGTATAAAGAGATAGACTTTATAGAAAATGTAGCAGTAGCTTTGAAAGTCTGTGAATGTTTAGGTGTAGATAGAGAAGTAGCATTAAAAAGAATGAAAAAATATAAAAAAGACTCTGGAGTTTTAAAAGAGATAAAATTTCTAAACTCTCAAGGTAAAAAAATAAGTTTTATAAATCTTTTAGCAGCCAATGATCCTGATTCTAGTGAGAAGATTATAAAAAATTTTGAGAGTGAAGAGTTATGGACTAGAAAAAAATACCTTATGGTTAATAATAGAAGAGATAGAT
This region of Cetobacterium somerae ATCC BAA-474 genomic DNA includes:
- the ggt gene encoding gamma-glutamyltransferase, whose product is MKKRYLLGAVAVTFFSFSSLKADFKPFDENGNMIRTGRGAEGKVGIVSTSKYEASKIGMDVLKKGGNAIDAAVAAGFALGVAEPNSSGLGGGGFMLIRIAKTGETVFIDFRERAPKNSAPKMWVLDKDGKVVDNEKVEGGKAAGVPGEVAGLLYALEKYGTMSREDVIRPAADLAKNGFVVTPTLSGDMKNKYDLMVKYPEFGKTFLTADGFPYETGDTFKNEDMAKTLDLIIKNGKDGFYKGEVAESIVGTLNKYGGVFTMEDLANYEPRIRKPVVGNYRGYEVISSPAPSSGGAVVVQILNILENFNVGDMEVNSPEYLHLFSEAFKLSYADRAKYMGDTDYTPVPLKGLTSKKYAKDLSQKIDMSKSQESIAHDPWQYESDDTTHYSIADKEGNMVSVTKTVNGIFGNGVVADGYGFVLNNEMDDFVTGEGHPNSVAPGKTPLSSMSPTIVLKNGEPFMVLGSPGATKIISTVSQVISKVVDHDMGMQEAIDAPRMFDNTSNKINVETRITPETVDKLKVLGHEVNETSEWDRGMGSVQGVLYKKDGTLEGGADPRRDGKAVGI
- a CDS encoding DUF6305 family protein — protein: MKKFFTTMLFFILGVLAFGEKFEKPVLLTSVGQSADVQMVSVLLKKAGVEATLDKNITGDKLGADKTVVIAIGGSSKGLGAAGIKVEDELARTEQLLKAAKDKGIKIVGLHVGGEQRRGELSDKFVNATVGECDYLIVVEDGNKDQLFTKVAEEKKIPLVLVPKISGAVEPLKEIF
- a CDS encoding TRAP transporter large permease subunit, producing the protein MSQELIIFLGMIIVFTFSCFKLKLPVSIAMVLSAVTGTLMSGNGIHVRHLVEGMFGYIDTILVIATAMIFMKTIQEIGTLNALSASILKKFHSTPWVLLIFLMIVSMFPGMITGSSTAAVLTAGSIVAPILMLVGIPIVETATIIAIGGILGMIAPPVNVPAMIIGGGIDMPYVGFTIPLLLLTIPVAIFTVLYLGLKYVKKINYDEIKSKINLEDIEKYGWKLYLPIILGVVLMVLGKVMPTIFNLGMPLIFLISALVGLFCGKKVNFIAVSKEAIKETLPVLGILMGVGMFIQVMTLTGVRGFIVVNSLSLPPAMIYVAMAITIPLFGAVSSFGAASVLGVPFLMVFLAQNQIITASSISFIAGLGDLMPPTALAGIFAAQVVGLKDYSLVLKKSIVPALVIIVYSILFIVFSKEIASIIY
- the pgsB gene encoding poly-gamma-glutamate synthase PgsB, yielding METVVFTFIGIFFIKLIYEKISLEKARKKIKIVIHVNGIRGKSTVSRLIDAGLRDGEKRVFTKVTGTEPKYIDIDNQEKNIKRIGKANIREQIKTIKKAAKCQADILVLECMAVKPELQKISEEKIVKADIGVITNVRYDHLDEMGESLEKITNSLCNMMPKNGILVTGEEKNLGIIKEKAELKVTKVLFMDELKDEYKEIDFIENVAVALKVCECLGVDREVALKRMKKYKKDSGVLKEIKFLNSQGKKISFINLLAANDPDSSEKIIKNFESEELWTRKKYLMVNNRRDRLSRLEQFVNFVEKHEKKFEKIFISGESINIFYKKLNKNMNKVEVLKNIEQFDILAEDSVIFAVGNICGKGKELLKEIESRGIDE